A single window of Syntrophus aciditrophicus SB DNA harbors:
- the cas5c gene encoding type I-C CRISPR-associated protein Cas5c, producing the protein MHETAKNTIEFKLWGRFALFTDPLTKIGGEKCSYHVPTYEALKGVCKSIYWKPTIIWVIDAVRVIRRIRTQTKGTKPLEYNGRNTLAIYTFLTGFDENEKDVNRKHGVEYQVRAHFEWNKCNKLLEKDRVDGKHFAIAKRMLELGGRQDVFLGTRDCQGYVEPCIFGEGEGAYDAIDEIGYGLMFHGFDYPDETGINNLYARFWYPKLKKGVLTFERPENCKPELKKFVREMVPKTFGTENIKSVDVETEELGVLE; encoded by the coding sequence ATGCATGAAACGGCAAAAAACACTATTGAATTCAAGCTATGGGGGCGGTTTGCACTTTTTACTGATCCACTTACCAAAATCGGCGGTGAGAAGTGTTCTTACCATGTGCCGACCTATGAAGCTCTGAAGGGTGTCTGTAAATCGATCTATTGGAAACCTACGATCATCTGGGTGATTGATGCGGTACGGGTGATAAGGCGGATTCGCACGCAGACCAAAGGAACAAAGCCTCTTGAGTACAACGGTAGAAACACACTTGCGATCTACACATTTCTAACAGGATTTGATGAAAATGAAAAAGATGTAAATAGGAAGCATGGTGTGGAATATCAGGTCCGGGCTCATTTTGAATGGAATAAGTGCAATAAATTATTGGAAAAAGATCGAGTTGACGGCAAGCACTTTGCCATCGCCAAGCGGATGCTTGAGTTGGGTGGGCGGCAGGACGTCTTCCTAGGTACCCGCGACTGTCAGGGATATGTGGAGCCATGTATCTTCGGTGAAGGTGAAGGAGCTTATGATGCGATTGATGAAATCGGTTATGGGTTGATGTTTCATGGTTTTGATTATCCAGATGAAACAGGAATAAATAACCTGTATGCCCGGTTCTGGTATCCGAAGCTAAAAAAAGGGGTGCTGACTTTTGAAAGACCGGAAAATTGTAAGCCAGAGCTTAAGAAATTTGTGCGAGAGATGGTCCCAAAGACCTTTGGCACCGAAAATATCAAATCGGTTGATGTGGAAACTGAGGAGCTGGGGGTGTTGGAATGA
- a CDS encoding CRISPR-associated helicase/endonuclease Cas3: MENIAHAGQTLEEHLWGVAELAKAHAEKISMGNYGELMGLLHDFGKYSSEFQKYIKDAIRKNDPQFNPDEDEDFEDPTVKKGKIDHSTAGAQFLGRKNGSSNAHKLLGQFLSLCLVSHHSGLINCLTTDNDGTWDSYSKRLSKNDHKTHLEECATNADHCILERIDGILADTLFTKPFEEMCREILLSSPDKNPFSTVIQFQLGLLTRILFSTLIDADRQDTADSERSKSVQHRQQGMYRSWDTLIERIESKYKTFVTKNHVDKIRKEVSEHCLRAAKRPEGLFTLTVPTGGGKTLASLRFALHHAKEHSMDRIIYVIPFTTIIDQNAQDVREILEPKECPEDAGKIVLEHHSNIGADVQSWKEKLITENWDAPVVFTTMVQFLETVFGAGTRGARRMHQLAKAVIVFDEIQTLPIKCVHMFNNVINFLVNQCGSTVVLCTATQPLLGSVDVKKGTLKLTEENELMPDVDKLFADLKRVYVHDYRKSAGWSYPEIAALAIEQVKKDGSCLVVVNIKKAARLIFEEVQNPDFEAFHLSTGMCPTHRKKTLKAIHRKLAEKEPVLCISTQLIEAGVNIDFRSVIRMLAGLDSITQAAGRCNRHGSSELGSVFIVNPAEENLEFLKDIAVGKEKSNRVLDDYRDNPSKYDSDVIGPKMLEWYYQNYFYERKDAMDYPVYAGRNDSLLNLLSSNSNVVSEYGRVQKILPEIFLRQSFMTAAKLFKSIDAPTRSVLVRYGDEGKELVNQLCAAFEVDKQYALIKKAQQYSVNLFPYEFEKLAVQDALYRVQEDTQIFYLDDRYYSETFGISMDIINKEVFLNA, translated from the coding sequence ATGGAAAATATTGCACATGCTGGACAAACATTAGAAGAGCATCTTTGGGGAGTTGCTGAACTGGCTAAAGCGCATGCCGAAAAAATCAGCATGGGAAATTACGGAGAACTGATGGGACTTCTGCATGATTTTGGGAAATACAGCAGTGAATTTCAAAAGTACATTAAAGATGCAATCAGGAAGAATGACCCACAGTTTAATCCAGACGAAGACGAAGATTTTGAAGATCCGACAGTAAAAAAAGGCAAGATCGACCATTCTACTGCCGGCGCCCAGTTTCTTGGCCGCAAGAATGGTTCCTCCAATGCACATAAGCTGCTCGGGCAATTTCTTTCCCTTTGCCTGGTTTCACATCACTCGGGGCTAATCAATTGTTTGACCACCGATAATGACGGGACTTGGGATTCCTATTCGAAACGGCTGTCGAAGAATGACCATAAAACGCATCTTGAGGAATGCGCCACTAATGCTGATCATTGCATCCTTGAACGGATAGATGGGATTCTTGCAGACACATTGTTCACGAAACCTTTTGAAGAAATGTGCCGGGAAATCTTGCTTTCCTCTCCAGATAAGAATCCTTTTTCAACAGTTATCCAATTTCAATTGGGTTTACTGACGAGGATTCTCTTCAGCACGCTTATCGATGCCGATCGACAGGATACGGCGGATTCAGAAAGGTCAAAAAGCGTACAGCATCGTCAACAGGGGATGTATCGTTCGTGGGATACTTTGATTGAGCGGATAGAAAGCAAATACAAGACTTTTGTGACCAAAAACCATGTGGATAAAATCCGCAAAGAAGTATCGGAACATTGTCTTCGTGCCGCGAAGCGTCCAGAGGGATTGTTTACTCTTACAGTGCCGACCGGCGGGGGGAAGACCCTCGCTAGTCTTCGTTTCGCGTTACATCATGCAAAAGAGCATAGTATGGATAGAATCATCTATGTCATTCCATTCACGACAATTATCGATCAAAATGCTCAGGATGTGCGGGAAATCCTTGAACCGAAAGAGTGCCCCGAAGATGCCGGTAAGATTGTTCTCGAACACCATTCGAACATCGGAGCGGATGTGCAGAGCTGGAAAGAAAAACTTATAACAGAAAATTGGGATGCGCCGGTTGTCTTCACTACGATGGTTCAATTCCTGGAAACTGTGTTCGGAGCTGGTACCCGTGGTGCAAGGCGCATGCACCAGCTCGCAAAAGCCGTGATTGTATTCGACGAAATTCAAACACTGCCAATAAAATGCGTCCATATGTTTAACAACGTCATAAATTTCCTGGTTAATCAGTGTGGAAGCACCGTTGTTCTCTGCACGGCCACCCAGCCACTTTTGGGTTCAGTCGATGTAAAGAAAGGTACTCTCAAGCTGACGGAAGAGAATGAGCTTATGCCGGATGTTGACAAACTCTTTGCTGATTTGAAACGGGTTTATGTTCATGACTATCGCAAATCTGCTGGTTGGAGTTATCCGGAGATAGCCGCGCTTGCCATTGAGCAGGTCAAGAAGGACGGCAGCTGCCTCGTCGTGGTCAATATAAAGAAGGCTGCCCGGCTGATTTTTGAGGAAGTGCAAAATCCCGACTTTGAAGCATTTCATCTGAGCACGGGGATGTGTCCTACTCATCGGAAGAAAACTCTAAAAGCTATACACCGGAAACTTGCGGAGAAAGAACCTGTTCTATGTATCAGCACACAGCTGATTGAAGCAGGCGTCAACATAGATTTTCGGTCAGTTATCAGAATGCTCGCCGGACTCGATTCCATTACCCAAGCGGCGGGACGGTGTAATCGCCACGGCAGTTCGGAACTTGGCAGTGTGTTTATCGTGAATCCGGCTGAGGAGAACCTTGAGTTTCTGAAGGACATAGCTGTCGGCAAAGAAAAGTCAAATCGCGTTCTTGATGATTACAGAGATAATCCATCGAAATATGACAGCGATGTCATCGGTCCCAAGATGCTCGAATGGTACTATCAAAATTACTTTTATGAACGAAAAGATGCCATGGATTATCCTGTTTATGCAGGTCGCAATGATTCCCTTTTGAACCTACTTTCCTCCAATAGCAATGTCGTAAGCGAATACGGACGAGTTCAAAAAATTCTACCGGAAATATTCCTTCGTCAATCCTTTATGACCGCGGCAAAACTGTTTAAATCGATTGATGCCCCAACACGAAGTGTTCTTGTCCGCTATGGCGATGAAGGGAAAGAATTGGTAAATCAGCTTTGTGCCGCCTTTGAAGTGGATAAGCAATACGCGCTTATTAAAAAAGCGCAGCAATATTCCGTAAATCTGTTTCCATACGAATTTGAAAAACTGGCAGTGCAGGATGCCCTGTATCGAGTACAGGAAGACACGCAGATATTCTACCTTGATGACAGGTATTACAGTGAAACATTTGGAATTTCCATGGATATAATCAATAAGGAGGTTTTTCTGAATGCATGA
- a CDS encoding exonuclease domain-containing protein translates to MKIENSVIRYHNEENFLKLHGKPIIRKESDQRIVVLDIETTGLIPKRGHCIIKIGAVALKNNEISSKFQNLILIQRCTSRIIELNLQI, encoded by the coding sequence ATGAAAATTGAAAACTCTGTTATCCGATATCACAATGAGGAAAATTTCTTGAAATTGCATGGGAAGCCGATAATTCGGAAAGAATCGGATCAACGTATCGTTGTTCTGGACATCGAAACCACGGGGCTTATCCCGAAGCGGGGCCACTGCATCATTAAAATCGGTGCAGTGGCACTTAAAAATAATGAAATTAGTTCTAAATTTCAAAATCTTATCCTGATCCAACGTTGCACTTCCAGAATAATTGAGCTTAACTTACAAATATAG
- a CDS encoding IS256 family transposase, producing the protein MKLEVTVSEITDIFKEIQEQPGKLFEMIRLDIREVVGNYLTEMMNAELTHYLGREPYVRVEGKRANHRNGSYGRGFTLKGIGEVHVDIPRDRNGEFKTTVIPRSKQYEEEVARDFSILFLAGVSTRTLSMLSERLIGRKISPAEISSASSDLNEAVETWRRRDLSEEPVKYLFIDGVHFHMRMGRTIESIPVLVAIGVTETGQKLVLSLQAGDKESATSWREFFKDLKSRGMKGGNVTLGIMDGLPGLEAVFREEFPQAKTQRCQVHVARNVLAKVSKKFKKDVANDLRSIFYAPSRETAWACFEAFIKRWEKTLPSAVECLKRSIDACLTFFNFPSEEWISLRTTNIIERLNKEFRRRTKVMEIVAGETACYRILAYISLKMELHWRSNPVGKVRKNLPFFKELAYENFTQKN; encoded by the coding sequence ATGAAACTGGAAGTAACGGTATCTGAGATTACGGATATATTCAAGGAGATTCAAGAGCAGCCGGGGAAATTGTTTGAGATGATTCGCTTGGATATCAGAGAGGTTGTTGGCAACTATCTTACAGAGATGATGAATGCGGAGTTGACCCATTATCTGGGAAGAGAGCCGTATGTCCGGGTGGAGGGAAAGAGAGCAAATCATCGCAATGGTTCCTATGGCCGTGGTTTTACCCTCAAAGGGATTGGTGAAGTCCATGTGGATATTCCCAGGGATCGTAACGGTGAGTTCAAGACAACCGTTATTCCTCGGAGCAAACAGTATGAAGAGGAGGTGGCCAGGGACTTCAGCATTTTATTTCTAGCCGGCGTCAGCACCAGGACCCTGTCCATGCTATCCGAGAGGCTTATAGGACGGAAGATTTCTCCGGCGGAAATCAGCAGCGCAAGCAGCGATCTCAATGAGGCCGTCGAAACGTGGCGTCGGCGGGATTTATCAGAGGAACCGGTCAAGTACCTGTTTATTGATGGCGTCCACTTCCATATGCGTATGGGAAGAACCATCGAGAGTATTCCAGTCTTGGTGGCCATCGGTGTGACGGAGACCGGGCAGAAACTGGTACTGAGTCTCCAGGCCGGGGACAAAGAATCTGCAACCTCCTGGCGGGAGTTTTTCAAAGACTTGAAATCCCGTGGAATGAAAGGAGGAAACGTCACCTTGGGGATAATGGATGGATTGCCGGGTTTGGAGGCCGTTTTCAGAGAAGAGTTTCCGCAGGCGAAAACACAGCGTTGCCAAGTCCATGTAGCCCGGAATGTCCTGGCCAAGGTATCGAAAAAGTTCAAAAAGGATGTGGCGAATGATCTGCGTTCCATCTTCTATGCACCTTCACGGGAGACGGCATGGGCATGTTTTGAAGCCTTTATAAAAAGATGGGAAAAGACGCTTCCGTCAGCAGTTGAATGCCTGAAGCGCAGCATCGACGCCTGTTTAACCTTTTTCAATTTTCCTTCCGAGGAATGGATTTCGTTAAGAACAACAAACATCATCGAACGGTTAAACAAAGAGTTTCGACGTCGGACCAAGGTCATGGAAATTGTGGCTGGAGAAACAGCATGCTATCGCATCCTGGCCTACATATCTTTAAAAATGGAATTGCATTGGAGGTCGAATCCCGTAGGAAAAGTGCGCAAGAACCTGCCTTTCTTCAAAGAGCTGGCCTATGAAAATTTCACACAAAAAAATTGA